cattattaattttaagctTCGTTAAAACACAACGTTCTAATTCTAGTGTATTGCGTCACGCTTTGACATCCCTGCACTGTGCAGTAATGACATCATCATGACTGGCTCACATGACTAAAACGTATTCTCCTAACATGTGTATATATCCGCGACAAAAATACTTATAGAAAATCTTGAActtacttatttttcttatttctcaaacacatataatttttaaaaccgttaaatatttaaatactagaTAACTACGTAGTTTTTGTGATAagcataaacatattttattaaagtatttacaGGATTAAATTTCTTTGCGATTGCGTCCAATCTGTGTCacttattatttacaaacaacagATTGGAGGTGTCGTAGTAGGgtagaaatattataattacttttattattacttgtgTAAGTTAAATTTGTACGTTTTATTGGATATTCATTGTGTACGTTAGACTTTTTATGAAATGAAGTTTCAATATAAAGAAGAACACCCTTTTGAGAAACGTAGAGCCGAAGGAGAAAAGATCAGAAAGAAGTATCCAGATAGAGTGCCTGTATGtatattactttatttgtaataaataaaaataccaatgtAATAATATAGTACTATTACTATATTGAGGGAAAATacatttatggttataatgtacagttaataTTTGATCTTTAAGTTTAATAATACATATTCCGTTAGTTGCAGTGAGTATCTGACTTCGCTGGTACTAATGCTAATAGTACTAGACTAATTGTAGTACTACTTAGGCAGATAAATAGAAATAGATAAATAACCATAACTTTGTGAACCATGATAAGGCATAACActcattttttgaaaaattaactaGGCCTAAGACTCTATTTAGAAGGACGAGCAGATTACAAATACTTGAAATACTAGTTTTCCACTCAGTTTATTGTACCAAACAGAACATTTTTACGTGCAGTGCAAAGTTAATAATATAATGATttcacagttatattttacttgtaacatttcttcttttgaaattaaAGGTTACATTCTCCATGCTACCTTAGGTCAGTAATTGAGAGTAGAATCGTAAACCACTTACTGTATTGATATAATTTTCTAGcagttgtgttttaattttaaacaatgttgaagtttgattttgataaatttttaGACAAAACGTGTGAAGCACTACATGAAGATGAGtgatcaaaattaaatattatatttaaaattgccaaaatttctaaatttactGGAGTTGTATTGCATGTTTCCTAACATGGTATCTCATTCCATGTTTTGTCCGTTTAAGAgcttttgaaaatagtttttgtaattttattgttatttgtagtcAGCCTTAACCTTAGCATGCTTgcttaaaacagtttttgtttgacTGGAGTACATACTGTcaaagttttttaattttgtgtttgttttagaaggaaagaatttatgtaaattataaactcATTTCTACTAATATGATTATGATGGGAATATGCTTTTCATATATTAAGCATACTTTATTCTGCAATTTAcaaatgcattattttaatatttagtaatttttaaataaatataacctactgctttatttatattacttgtaTATCAGTGGGAGTTGCCAATGTATggagaattttaaaaaatcctgataTCTCAGATAAAAATGTATACTTCTCCATTGTTGTTTGGGGGTGGGGTATCAAGATGTAAGTTTACTAAGTGGTTTAATTGCCTAATTAATTATaagtaatacaatataacttcctttatatattaataaactatatTTGATAAACATTCTCACATTACACATGGCTCACCATCATTATCAACAAGTGTGATATAAGTCTCCTTATAAAAAGAGTTGCACAAAATTCAATATAATTGTTTTCTTCAGTATCTTTATTACGGCCCATGTGTATATTATCTGTTGTAAATATCAAAAAACATTTAGAATTTGGCTTTGATGAATAGTACAAGTTGTTGATACTCTGATAGTACAAAAATAGCTTAGTCTTTAGCATACAAGAAAGTGAACCCATTTGTTAAATGGTAATGCATAGTTTCTCTTGGTTAAGAATACTCCAGTTTTAAAATTGTGATGGTATTCACTTTGAAAAATTTGCCAtgaatgtaaacattttgtaggTGTATTTGAATTGTCCTATGATGAATgataattacaagaaaaaaaaattatagtaaagGCTTGTGTCGGTATACTGATAACTTTCCTTTATGTATTGTAGGTGATTGTTGAAAAGGCTCCAAAAGCCAGGATTGGGGACTTGGACAAGAAAAAGTATCTTGTTCCATCTGATCTCACTGTtggtcagttttattttcttattcgtAAAAGGATTCAACTCCGGCCTGAAGATGCTTTGTTCTTTTTTGTCAACAATGTCATACCACCAACCAGTGCATCAATGGGAACTCTCTATCAGGTTTGTGTTCATGGCTTTAGGAAACTATTGTAATAAACTATGTTCATACAAGTATTAAAATTGCTGAGCCACaaatctgttgttttaaagtttggttaACTGCATCCTTAAACAAGTTGGTATTAGAGAACCATACACTTGTACGATTAAAATTTAGGTTTTTGACAAGTGGACACGTTTTCATCAGGTCCACTTGTCAGTGTGTGAGATCTAAACTACAGGTAAACAAACATCTGTTAAGATTCATACTTTATCAAACCACCCATCTAGTAATACATTATCACTTTGTAGTTAACATAAACTCAGCACAAAAGATGATTCCAGACAAAATACCCAATCTTAGCCTGACTGGGTCTTGAGgactgaaaaataaacatgtgAACTACctcaaaagaaataaactagTTCTACTAGAGGTTGAGTTAGGTAATCTTTCAATCAAAATTGCAAGAGGATTCCAaaagtagtgtttaaaaatatttatagaaaataatcaAGCAAGGATTACTTCTTAATCTCCAAAAATAAAAAGCCAAAATTTGCTATGGAAAGGTTAATACATCCTATTTTTtgctgtaaaataataaatttttcatacCTACTTTTGTAAGTTGATTAGTATAAGATATCTTTTTCAATCAGTCTCTTAAGTATAGTTTTAAAGATACATATATTTGgccatttctaaagtaaaatatcccTAACACCTTTTTGCACACATGCTTACCATTAGCTACATTGTATGGGAAATGAAACACTTACAACAATACATAGAGAAATAGACATTTTCTGGAAAACCGGATGTCCTTCATGATGTCACTAaacttcctttatatatatatatcacaatatcACTCGTTCAGTTACACTACCATTCCCAATTTGCTCTTGAAGAAGTAAGGTTCATCTTTTAAAAGTGCTCACGTTATAGAGCAGTCTTGTCCCATTTACTCTCTCATCCCAAAGGTATATCCAGCGACAGTCAGTTggaaactctctttgttaacctgaagatgacctataaAGGTCAAAAGgttgttctttactttaattaaaagttttaatacccatatcagccatcattagaatgcatttttacttcaagtaagtttctcatcatcacagatgATAATATCTTGTGATAAGAAAGTGATATTGTTTGATGTTACATATATCAAATCTAACTTACCTCTTCCATACAGAGAAGTCTGAATAATTACAAGTAAATAGTTAGAACAGTGATTTTTATTTGAATGTGATAACATTACCAAGACAACACTATGGAAgcattaaataaatttatcatgTTATGTAATGCTTTGTGCTAGCAACTTATGATCTGTTGATAACTAGtttgtagcattgtaaaactGTAGCATAGGGCCAATAAAGAAAGATCTGCTAACATTTATCACTAGTTCTATTATATGATATTGCACAAACTAGTGAACAAAAGGTGATTTTCTTCTATGTGAAAATCACACTAGTCAGTTGTTACTTTTTCACCCTCCTTGGTCTTGGGGTTAGTTTGAAATAATGACCCCAAGAACctaacattttttaaagtaattgaggTGAGGCTTGGTCATTGAACTCTGTATGTTTTCACTATCCAGTGTTTTAGCCATGGGTGGATCTGTGTGGGATATGACCCAACTAGAGATTTCTGGATGTTTTACACACCTGAATACATGATATCTTAGAACTTTGCTGCTGTTATTTGCTTCCATCTATCATAACTCCATGCCCATCCAGAATTTTGTGTTTAGCAATGAAATTTTGACTAGGTATCCAGTATTTGTCATCTGTCTTTGGCCAGAAATAGTTTCATGATTTATCCTCCTTTGGGtgcataagtttgtttttaaaatatcaaagttcTTCCAGTCTAGTGTGTATACTCATATGTAGGTACAACAAATTGAACTTCCACTCTTAAGAAAAATAGTTTCTACTTCCTCATCTTGAATTCATCTAACCCTTCCCAAAACATCCTGATGCACTGGTAAAGATAAAATAGACTTGAAGCTGCTAAGTTTCCAAACAGTTGCACTGATCTTGTGGTAAGAGACAAAAAATAAGATTATGGTTGAAATGGCAGTCTtacatcatgaaaaaaaaaaaactgttcccTTGGGTTAAGATTTGATTATTGGTGAGATGCTATCAGCTCGTATTCACAGaagttacaaataaattaaacctaGAAAGCAATATGCAGATTCTTGACAGGCAGATTGCTGTTCTCTGAGAAAATTTCTTACCATCCAGAAGTaaaggaagattaacaggtaaggaATAACTGGTAACCATATATTGAGTAGATGGAGTTTAATTCGAAACAGGAGCACCACAGGAAAACTTAGatacatatgtaaataaactttcaaaatctcCATATTCAATCTctattgttttgtaaaaatatatatccagaaatataatacagaaaaaaatgtatagaaatcAAATCAGTATTAGAGGAAAAACTCTTGTAAAATTAGTACATAATTAATGGTGTATGTGTTtctttaattgtaatatttagtttGGCCACCTTTTGCAATAGCAACAGTTTAAAGATTTCTTTTGTATTGTGTccatattttctgttaaaatctgttataattttgttcagatttttttaaaatttcagagaACCATTAGTAAACAGGTAGTACTTTTACCAAGTGTTGATTCCAGCAATTCTCAGACTCATGCTGTGGATTTAAGGTTTGGACTTTATTGTGACTATACCATCCATTGGACATCTAAATAATATTGCAATTTCTTGAAAGTATGTGGTCATTATCCTCTTGCAGTATGAAACCCTGCCCACTCAGCCCACATAGCATGTGATGTTTATACTGATCCATAATTCTATTAACTTTGTGAAGATGGCTAACACCAGTTTTAGACATGTACACACTGAACAATCATAGAACCTCATTTTGCTTGACCACCAGTTCAAAGCACTCCTTTAAAATCCATCATTGACTGTTCAATGAACATTTATCCACTGGATGAAACCAGGGAATTCAAATTTAGACTTATCTTCTGCCACTGCTCCAAAACAAAGATCTGGGACCTGGATATGTGT
This genomic window from Tachypleus tridentatus isolate NWPU-2018 chromosome 10, ASM421037v1, whole genome shotgun sequence contains:
- the LOC143230559 gene encoding gamma-aminobutyric acid receptor-associated protein-like codes for the protein MKFQYKEEHPFEKRRAEGEKIRKKYPDRVPVIVEKAPKARIGDLDKKKYLVPSDLTVGQFYFLIRKRIQLRPEDALFFFVNNVIPPTSASMGTLYQEHHEEDFFLYIAYSDESVYGVKTNNAV